In one Arthrobacter jinronghuae genomic region, the following are encoded:
- a CDS encoding carbohydrate ABC transporter permease, with the protein MSTLVERQQVRARKAATEREGGGMSSAEGWRRRLPLLPALIFTLIVTQVPFLFTIWYSLQNWNLLRPEGNKFVGLANYVDIFSDSTFRGAALNSVLFTVACVFFAMLLGIIFALLLDRSFAGRGVVRTLLITPFLIMPVASSLLWSISILNPSYGLLNWVIGLVGIPPVDWTSQHPIVSILMALVWQWTPFMMLLVLSGLQAQSKDVLEAAQVDGAGWWRTFISVTLPQLRRYIELGILLGAIYVVNTFDQIYLMTAGGPGTASANLPFYIYQRAFLGFDIGQAAAMGVVVVIATIIVATLALRLIFKSFDVKD; encoded by the coding sequence ATGTCCACATTGGTAGAGCGGCAACAGGTCCGCGCCAGGAAGGCCGCAACGGAGCGCGAGGGTGGGGGAATGTCCTCTGCCGAGGGATGGCGGCGGCGCCTGCCGCTGTTGCCAGCCCTGATTTTCACATTGATCGTGACGCAGGTGCCCTTCCTCTTTACTATCTGGTACTCCCTGCAGAACTGGAACCTGCTGCGTCCGGAGGGTAACAAGTTTGTCGGTTTGGCAAACTACGTGGACATCTTCTCCGATTCCACGTTCCGCGGGGCGGCTCTGAACAGCGTCCTCTTCACCGTGGCCTGTGTTTTCTTCGCGATGTTGCTGGGCATCATCTTTGCCCTGTTGCTGGACCGCAGTTTCGCCGGTCGGGGAGTGGTGCGTACTCTCCTGATTACCCCGTTCCTGATCATGCCGGTGGCCAGCTCCCTGCTGTGGTCCATTTCAATCCTCAATCCGAGCTACGGCCTGCTGAACTGGGTGATCGGGCTGGTGGGCATCCCTCCGGTGGACTGGACGTCGCAGCACCCGATCGTGTCCATCCTGATGGCACTGGTGTGGCAGTGGACGCCGTTCATGATGCTGCTGGTCCTGTCCGGGCTGCAGGCGCAGTCCAAGGACGTGCTGGAAGCGGCTCAGGTGGACGGCGCGGGGTGGTGGCGGACGTTCATCTCGGTGACTCTGCCGCAGTTGCGCCGGTACATCGAACTCGGAATCCTGCTTGGCGCCATTTATGTGGTGAATACCTTCGACCAGATCTACCTCATGACCGCCGGGGGACCCGGGACGGCCAGTGCAAACCTGCCGTTCTACATCTACCAGCGGGCTTTCCTTGGCTTTGACATCGGCCAGGCCGCTGCCATGGGCGTGGTGGTTGTCATTGCCACCATCATTGTGGCCACCCTGGCCCTCCGCTTGATTTTCAAGAGCTTCGACGTAAAGGACTAA
- a CDS encoding ABC transporter substrate-binding protein, with product MRFRRSRGNYSHRRYRLRAGLASAAAAALVLTGCGGSEAEGRDEIVVAIVSNPQMQDAITLQDEFKAQYPDIDVSFVSLPENEARAKITASVATQGGEFDVVMISNYETPMWAENGWITNLQEYADSTEGYDPDDFVPTIREALSYEGDLYSVPFYGESSFLVYRQDLFDDAGLTMPETPTWEDIRGFAEALNDPENNMSGVCLRGLAGWGEVMAPLDTMINTYGGRWFDEDWNARLDEPVVEEAVTDYVDLVQNYGQAGAATSGYGDCLTLYSQGNTAMWYDATAMVSAIEDPASSLVVGKSGYAPAPVKETESAGWLYSWSLAIPTTSNSKDAAWDFVSWMTDKEYIRLVGEEIGWERVPPGSRLSTYEIPEYAEVAEAYAEPTLDAMAGASQENSMVRGVPYTGLQFVGIPEFQDLGTRVAQQISAAIAGQQTVQEALEQSQGYAETVAESYQDGAG from the coding sequence ATGAGATTTCGACGCAGCAGGGGGAATTACAGCCACCGCCGTTACCGGCTTCGAGCGGGTCTGGCATCCGCGGCAGCAGCCGCCCTGGTGCTGACCGGCTGCGGGGGCTCCGAGGCGGAGGGCAGGGATGAAATTGTCGTAGCCATTGTTTCCAATCCGCAGATGCAGGACGCGATCACGCTCCAGGATGAATTCAAGGCTCAGTATCCAGACATTGACGTCAGCTTCGTGTCCCTCCCGGAAAACGAGGCACGGGCAAAAATCACTGCTTCCGTCGCCACGCAGGGCGGCGAATTCGACGTCGTGATGATCTCCAATTACGAAACGCCGATGTGGGCGGAAAACGGCTGGATCACCAATCTCCAGGAGTATGCCGATTCCACCGAGGGATATGATCCCGACGATTTCGTCCCCACAATCCGGGAGGCGCTGAGCTACGAAGGAGACCTGTATTCCGTTCCGTTCTACGGTGAATCCTCCTTCCTCGTGTACCGGCAGGACCTGTTCGACGACGCCGGCCTGACCATGCCGGAAACCCCCACCTGGGAGGACATCCGCGGCTTCGCCGAAGCGCTCAACGATCCGGAGAACAATATGTCCGGTGTCTGTCTGCGTGGGCTGGCCGGTTGGGGTGAGGTCATGGCGCCGCTGGACACCATGATCAACACCTACGGCGGCCGGTGGTTCGACGAGGACTGGAATGCCCGTTTGGATGAGCCCGTAGTGGAAGAAGCCGTCACCGATTACGTGGACCTGGTGCAGAACTACGGGCAGGCCGGGGCCGCCACCAGCGGCTACGGGGACTGCCTGACCCTCTACAGCCAGGGAAATACGGCCATGTGGTACGACGCCACGGCCATGGTTTCCGCCATTGAGGACCCGGCGTCCTCCCTCGTGGTCGGGAAAAGCGGATACGCGCCGGCACCCGTCAAGGAGACCGAGTCCGCCGGCTGGCTATACAGCTGGTCCCTGGCCATCCCCACCACCAGCAACTCCAAGGACGCCGCCTGGGACTTTGTTTCCTGGATGACGGACAAGGAATACATCCGGCTTGTGGGCGAGGAGATCGGCTGGGAACGGGTGCCGCCGGGCAGTCGGCTCTCCACCTATGAGATCCCGGAATACGCCGAGGTGGCCGAGGCCTATGCCGAGCCGACCCTGGATGCCATGGCCGGGGCATCCCAGGAAAACAGCATGGTCCGCGGTGTGCCCTACACCGGCCTCCAGTTTGTTGGTATCCCGGAGTTCCAGGATCTGGGCACACGGGTGGCGCAGCAGATTTCGGCAGCCATCGCCGGGCAGCAGACAGTCCAAGAAGCGCTGGAACAATCCCAGGGCTACGCCGAAACGGTGGCGGAAAGCTACCAGGACGGAGCGGGTTAA
- a CDS encoding alanyl-tRNA editing protein, translating into MSLPKIDTAVTYPAGALTGTGAVLHVETLPDGRLAVLLDATPVHPVDAGWPDQGPDRATLTTPGGHEVPLLDCVVGATDGDALFLGRDIPVRKGTEGWVSVVVHVLPGDSGIAEEDRVEVSVDGAHRAALSAGHTACHLASLALNRQLAGAWKKDVQADAAGNPDFDALAIETTTILPGGSRDVYRLGKSLRRKGFLPDALLADLAAVEKGVNATLAEWVASDAEVRIERESDLLTGMRRWVCELPDGTVSIPCGGTHLDSLAAVSEIEVRLSSEPGEGAAEVVMDTICTRTGSA; encoded by the coding sequence ATGAGCCTGCCGAAAATCGATACCGCCGTCACCTATCCCGCCGGAGCCCTGACGGGCACGGGAGCCGTGCTCCACGTGGAGACACTGCCGGATGGACGGCTTGCGGTGCTCCTGGACGCCACTCCTGTACACCCGGTGGACGCCGGCTGGCCGGACCAAGGGCCGGACCGGGCAACGCTAACGACGCCGGGCGGCCACGAGGTGCCGCTGCTGGACTGTGTGGTGGGCGCCACGGACGGGGACGCACTGTTCCTCGGACGGGACATTCCGGTCCGCAAGGGCACCGAGGGCTGGGTGTCCGTGGTGGTACATGTGCTGCCGGGGGACTCCGGCATTGCGGAGGAGGACCGGGTGGAAGTCAGCGTGGACGGCGCACACCGGGCCGCGCTTTCGGCCGGGCACACCGCTTGCCATCTCGCATCCCTGGCCCTGAACCGGCAGCTCGCGGGTGCCTGGAAAAAGGACGTGCAGGCAGATGCGGCAGGCAACCCGGACTTCGACGCCCTGGCCATCGAAACAACGACGATTCTGCCTGGAGGCTCCCGGGACGTTTACCGGCTGGGAAAGTCCCTGCGCCGCAAGGGCTTCCTGCCGGACGCTCTGCTGGCGGACCTGGCAGCCGTGGAAAAGGGCGTGAACGCGACGCTGGCCGAGTGGGTGGCATCCGACGCAGAGGTCCGCATCGAGCGCGAATCGGACCTTCTTACCGGCATGCGCCGCTGGGTCTGCGAACTGCCCGACGGCACGGTCAGCATTCCCTGCGGCGGCACGCATCTAGACTCATTGGCCGCTGTTTCCGAAATCGAAGTGCGGTTGAGCAGCGAACCCGGCGAGGGAGCTGCCGAAGTGGTTATGGATACCATTTGCACCCGCACCGGCTCGGCTTAG
- a CDS encoding HAD family hydrolase, which translates to MSTQTKTLDPAAVTTILCDADGNLFPSEEIAFEASVGVTNDLAAELGMEERFDSEQLRLATTGKNFRTLAKELSAGTGQWEKPQHQLGQEDLERWIAEEKRVVSDYLNKRLEPDSDVVDVLGSLAKSYGLAVVSSSALSRLQKCFEATDLEQFFAPERVFSAEDSLPTPVSKPDPAVYLQAIKELGLTAGETLAIEDSLPGAQSAVAAGCQVIGNLRFVAPAEREQRRRELEEAGVAAVISSWPELLPLLRG; encoded by the coding sequence ATGTCTACGCAGACCAAGACACTCGATCCCGCAGCGGTGACCACCATCCTGTGCGACGCGGACGGGAACCTGTTTCCGTCCGAGGAAATAGCCTTCGAAGCTTCCGTGGGGGTCACCAATGACCTCGCCGCCGAACTGGGCATGGAGGAGCGCTTCGACTCGGAGCAGCTGCGCCTGGCAACCACGGGCAAGAACTTCCGGACCCTGGCCAAGGAGCTCTCCGCCGGTACCGGGCAGTGGGAAAAGCCGCAGCACCAGCTCGGCCAGGAAGACCTGGAGCGGTGGATCGCGGAGGAAAAGCGTGTCGTCAGCGACTACCTGAACAAGCGGCTGGAACCGGACAGCGACGTCGTCGACGTCCTGGGTTCGCTCGCCAAGAGCTACGGGCTGGCAGTGGTCTCCTCCAGCGCCCTGTCGCGGCTGCAGAAGTGCTTTGAAGCAACGGACCTTGAACAGTTCTTCGCGCCGGAGCGGGTTTTCAGTGCCGAAGACTCCCTGCCGACGCCGGTGAGCAAGCCGGACCCGGCCGTGTACCTGCAGGCCATCAAGGAACTGGGACTCACCGCCGGGGAAACGCTGGCCATCGAGGACTCGCTGCCCGGTGCGCAGTCCGCGGTTGCTGCCGGTTGCCAGGTCATTGGAAACCTCCGCTTCGTAGCGCCGGCCGAACGCGAACAGCGCCGCCGGGAACTGGAGGAGGCCGGCGTCGCCGCCGTCATCAGTTCCTGGCCCGAGCTGCTTCCGCTGCTGCGGGGCTAA
- a CDS encoding mannitol dehydrogenase family protein, with translation MTDATLETPNESTDGPTTDALPLAVATLPLQSDAVEVPSYDPEKLRAGVVHFGVGGFHRAHQAFYFDEIAAKGLSQDWGIIGVGLHRREMKDVLSSQDNLYTVVERGEDHNHARIVGSIVDYLYAPEDPEAVLTALAAESTRLVTLTVTGTSYHVDAHTGEFLPKDEEIARDLRGDGPPETVFGYLVEGLRRRRAAGIKPFTILSCDNVQENGKTTRTAVVSFARLQEPELADWIEENVCFPSSMVDRITPSTSPEDRDGIAEEFGVEDGWPVLTEPFRQWIIEDKFCNERPPLDQVGAKLVQDVEPFELMKTRLLNGSHCGLGYFGSLLGHSSSDEAMRDDEIRAYVRGLMGEIIPLLPDVPGMDLADYRETLISRFSNPEISDQLERLARRSSTKMPSYVLPSLKEALAAGSEHRLLVLTVAGWIEFLGGEDLNGNPIDVQDALLEDLRPVAANKDVAAFAADESIFGELAGDARFIAELQEAVDSLRTRGPRETIKQSLKVERN, from the coding sequence ATGACTGACGCAACACTGGAAACACCCAATGAATCCACGGACGGTCCGACGACTGATGCGCTGCCGCTGGCCGTGGCAACCTTGCCGCTGCAAAGCGACGCAGTGGAGGTGCCGTCGTATGACCCCGAAAAGCTGCGCGCCGGCGTCGTCCACTTCGGAGTCGGCGGATTCCACCGGGCCCACCAGGCCTTTTACTTTGACGAGATTGCGGCCAAGGGCCTCAGCCAGGACTGGGGGATCATCGGCGTCGGACTGCACCGCCGCGAGATGAAGGACGTACTTTCAAGCCAGGACAACCTCTACACCGTGGTTGAACGGGGCGAAGACCACAACCATGCCCGGATTGTCGGTTCCATCGTTGACTACCTGTACGCGCCCGAAGATCCGGAAGCCGTGCTCACCGCGCTTGCTGCCGAGAGTACCCGCCTGGTGACACTCACCGTCACCGGCACCAGCTATCACGTGGACGCCCATACGGGGGAGTTCCTGCCCAAGGATGAGGAGATTGCCCGCGATCTGCGGGGCGACGGGCCGCCCGAAACCGTCTTTGGCTACCTCGTCGAGGGCCTGCGGCGGCGCCGCGCGGCCGGCATCAAACCGTTCACCATCCTGTCCTGCGACAACGTGCAGGAGAACGGCAAGACCACCCGCACCGCAGTGGTGTCCTTCGCCCGCCTGCAGGAGCCCGAGCTGGCGGACTGGATTGAGGAAAACGTCTGCTTCCCGTCCAGCATGGTGGACCGCATCACCCCGTCCACGTCCCCCGAGGACCGGGATGGGATCGCGGAGGAGTTCGGCGTCGAGGACGGCTGGCCCGTCCTGACCGAACCGTTCCGGCAGTGGATCATCGAAGACAAGTTCTGCAATGAGCGCCCGCCGCTGGACCAGGTCGGCGCGAAGCTGGTGCAGGACGTCGAGCCCTTCGAACTGATGAAGACCCGGCTCCTGAACGGCAGCCACTGCGGCCTGGGCTACTTCGGCTCCCTGCTGGGGCACAGCAGCAGCGACGAGGCCATGCGCGACGACGAGATCCGCGCCTATGTGCGCGGGCTCATGGGTGAAATCATCCCGCTCCTGCCAGATGTGCCGGGAATGGACCTGGCGGACTACCGCGAGACGCTGATCAGCCGTTTCTCCAACCCCGAGATCAGTGACCAGCTGGAACGCCTGGCCCGCCGCAGCTCCACGAAGATGCCCTCCTACGTCCTGCCCTCATTGAAAGAAGCGCTCGCCGCCGGGAGTGAGCACCGCCTTCTGGTCCTCACTGTTGCCGGCTGGATCGAGTTCCTCGGCGGCGAGGACCTCAACGGAAATCCGATCGACGTCCAGGATGCACTCCTGGAGGACCTGCGCCCCGTGGCCGCCAACAAGGACGTCGCGGCCTTCGCGGCGGACGAGTCGATCTTCGGCGAGCTGGCCGGCGATGCCCGCTTCATCGCAGAACTGCAGGAAGCAGTCGACAGCCTGCGGACCCGCGGACCCCGCGAGACGATTAAACAAAGCCTGAAAGTTGAGAGGAACTAA
- a CDS encoding GNAT family N-acetyltransferase: MSAVRPRHSVLPGRFVRLEPLTLDLIPDLHRAIAVPEVFAGGYGGGPAGLHPDLDGFTAWARAYYPWDELPFAVRLVEGNTPGAVVGTSSLADLDLPGESAQLGWTAYAPAVWGTVVNAETKLLLLGSAFAAGFGRISIQADSLNTRSRAAISGIGAVFEGVRRRDKRRADGSWRDTAVYSVLSDEWPAVRARLEERVERFAAGLPDAPPPLE; encoded by the coding sequence ATGAGCGCCGTGCGGCCCCGACACTCGGTTCTTCCGGGCCGGTTTGTCCGGCTTGAGCCGCTCACCTTGGACCTGATCCCGGACTTGCACCGGGCCATTGCGGTGCCGGAGGTCTTCGCCGGTGGATACGGCGGCGGGCCGGCCGGGCTGCACCCCGATCTGGACGGGTTCACGGCCTGGGCCCGTGCCTATTACCCGTGGGACGAGCTGCCGTTCGCGGTGCGGCTGGTCGAGGGCAACACGCCGGGGGCGGTGGTGGGAACCAGCAGCCTTGCGGACCTGGACCTGCCCGGCGAGTCGGCGCAGCTGGGGTGGACCGCCTATGCTCCCGCTGTCTGGGGCACTGTGGTCAACGCGGAAACGAAGCTGCTCCTGCTCGGCTCCGCTTTTGCAGCCGGTTTCGGACGAATCAGCATCCAGGCGGACTCGCTCAACACCCGTTCCCGTGCCGCGATCAGCGGAATCGGTGCAGTTTTCGAGGGCGTCCGACGCCGGGACAAACGCCGCGCCGACGGCAGCTGGCGGGACACCGCGGTGTACTCGGTCCTGTCCGACGAATGGCCTGCAGTCCGCGCCCGACTCGAGGAACGGGTGGAACGGTTCGCAGCGGGTCTGCCCGATGCGCCGCCGCCGCTGGAGTAG
- a CDS encoding alpha-hydroxy-acid oxidizing protein: MSTNYGDYQLGIYMNGARGVLPDLPMSFAGMEELAESRMDPRILGYVAGGAGNEHTQRVNVAAFERLGIMPRMLVGAAQRSLGIDLLGDRLPSPLFFAPVGVLGAVADDGDLATAAASAELGIPMVASTLSSAPLEQVRAAAGETPGFFQLYPPADRELAENLVHRAEAAGYSGIVITLDTWVNGWRPRDLSAAYLPMLSGQCLANYLTDDRFRKLLADQGSPDPAAAVMLWASLFGNPTMTWEDLEWFRSMTSLPIILKGICSPEDTRRALDGGMDGIYCSNHGGRQANGGIPAIDCLPGVVEAADGAPVLFDSGVRSGVDALRALALGATAVGIGRPYVYGLAAGGQAGITHVMRSLLAEADLTMAVNGYPDLASLRGSLHRL, translated from the coding sequence ATGAGCACGAACTACGGCGATTATCAGCTTGGCATCTACATGAACGGCGCACGCGGGGTCCTGCCGGATCTGCCGATGAGCTTCGCCGGCATGGAGGAATTGGCCGAAAGCAGGATGGATCCCCGGATTCTGGGTTACGTGGCCGGCGGCGCCGGCAACGAGCACACCCAACGGGTCAATGTGGCTGCCTTTGAGCGGCTCGGCATCATGCCGCGCATGCTGGTCGGAGCCGCCCAGCGCAGCCTGGGCATCGATCTGCTGGGCGACCGGCTGCCTTCTCCCCTGTTCTTCGCCCCAGTGGGGGTGCTGGGTGCAGTGGCCGACGACGGCGACCTGGCGACGGCTGCCGCTTCCGCGGAGCTGGGCATCCCAATGGTTGCCTCCACCCTCTCCTCAGCTCCGCTGGAACAGGTCCGTGCAGCCGCCGGTGAAACACCCGGGTTCTTCCAGCTCTACCCGCCAGCCGACCGGGAGCTGGCGGAAAATCTGGTGCACCGTGCCGAAGCTGCCGGGTACTCGGGCATCGTCATTACCCTGGATACGTGGGTGAATGGCTGGCGGCCCCGGGACCTCAGTGCCGCGTACCTGCCGATGCTCTCGGGCCAGTGCCTGGCCAATTACCTGACCGATGACCGGTTCCGGAAGCTCCTGGCAGACCAGGGGTCACCGGATCCCGCCGCGGCCGTCATGCTGTGGGCCTCGCTGTTCGGGAATCCCACGATGACGTGGGAGGACCTGGAGTGGTTCCGGTCCATGACGTCGCTGCCGATCATCCTTAAAGGCATCTGCTCCCCCGAAGACACCCGGCGCGCGCTGGACGGCGGGATGGACGGGATCTACTGCTCCAACCACGGCGGGCGGCAGGCCAACGGCGGCATCCCGGCGATCGATTGCCTGCCCGGCGTCGTCGAAGCCGCCGACGGCGCACCCGTGCTCTTCGACTCGGGCGTGCGGTCCGGTGTGGACGCTCTGCGGGCGCTGGCACTGGGCGCGACGGCGGTGGGCATCGGCCGGCCCTACGTCTACGGTCTGGCGGCGGGCGGGCAGGCGGGAATCACCCATGTCATGCGCAGCCTGCTCGCCGAAGCGGACCTGACCATGGCGGTCAACGGCTACCCGGACCTGGCCTCGCTGCGCGGATCCCTGCACCGGCTCTAG
- a CDS encoding TetR/AcrR family transcriptional regulator codes for MPGLHSPKPQRYSPSDEPRITRTRDALEAGLWELLRDHELAEISVAALCRQAGVHRTTFYGHHRNIFDFAGSVYAGVVDRLGTVELDQRGTGRTIAEIGDLYVESIRQIVQHTKAEQRVYRALFHTETFLGILADQLNVRILLALHVWRAHNVPPPALDLDATAAFLGGAYASWFEQWVVSDDDDVEARLATLRYLLPCWWPRDGFPEA; via the coding sequence ATGCCCGGACTGCACAGCCCAAAGCCGCAACGGTACTCACCGTCGGATGAGCCGCGGATTACGCGCACCCGGGATGCGCTCGAGGCGGGACTGTGGGAGCTGCTTCGGGACCACGAGCTCGCGGAGATCAGCGTGGCTGCACTCTGCCGGCAGGCCGGGGTGCACCGCACCACCTTCTACGGACACCACCGGAACATTTTCGACTTCGCCGGTTCGGTATACGCCGGCGTCGTGGACCGGCTTGGCACAGTTGAACTGGACCAACGCGGCACCGGCCGGACAATCGCGGAGATCGGGGACCTGTACGTCGAGTCCATCCGGCAGATCGTGCAGCACACCAAGGCCGAACAGCGGGTCTACCGGGCACTTTTCCACACCGAGACTTTTCTCGGGATCCTCGCTGACCAGCTAAACGTGCGGATTCTTCTGGCACTGCATGTCTGGCGGGCGCACAACGTGCCGCCGCCGGCCCTGGACCTGGACGCGACCGCGGCCTTCCTGGGCGGCGCCTATGCCTCCTGGTTCGAACAGTGGGTGGTTAGCGACGACGACGACGTCGAAGCCCGGCTGGCCACGCTGCGTTACCTGCTCCCGTGCTGGTGGCCGCGGGACGGCTTCCCGGAGGCCTAG
- a CDS encoding DUF1295 domain-containing protein produces MDPVRVCFEIFTAACAGTWVLSLLTREYSWTDRIWSIVPLAYLWVFAVASDGDHRVTLMAVLVTLWGVRLTFNFARKGGYAPGGEDYRWGILRRRLKPWQFQAFNLLFISVYQNVVVWMMTLPVLTVYQHPGALTGWDWLLAVLFLAALASETLADQQQWNFQQWKKALRTAGRIPPADFLRTGLFRYSRHPNFFFEQLQWWLFYGFAVTASGEWLHWTLAGPVLLTLLFAGSTAFTESISLARYPDYAGYRRRTSAIIPLPPRLGSKHAR; encoded by the coding sequence ATGGACCCGGTTCGCGTTTGTTTCGAGATATTCACTGCTGCCTGCGCCGGAACCTGGGTGCTCTCACTGCTCACCCGGGAATATTCCTGGACGGACCGCATCTGGTCCATAGTTCCGCTGGCCTATCTGTGGGTTTTTGCCGTTGCGTCCGACGGCGACCACAGGGTGACGCTGATGGCGGTCCTGGTTACGCTGTGGGGCGTCCGGCTGACGTTCAATTTTGCCCGCAAGGGCGGGTACGCCCCGGGCGGGGAGGACTACCGGTGGGGGATCCTGCGCCGACGGCTGAAGCCGTGGCAGTTCCAGGCCTTCAACCTGCTGTTCATCAGCGTCTACCAGAACGTCGTCGTCTGGATGATGACCCTGCCGGTGCTGACCGTCTATCAACACCCCGGAGCGCTTACGGGCTGGGACTGGCTGCTGGCGGTCCTGTTTCTGGCCGCATTGGCTTCAGAGACCCTGGCGGACCAGCAGCAGTGGAACTTCCAGCAGTGGAAAAAGGCCCTGCGGACCGCCGGTCGGATTCCGCCGGCCGACTTTCTCCGGACGGGGTTGTTCCGATACTCGCGCCATCCGAACTTCTTCTTTGAACAGCTCCAATGGTGGCTCTTCTACGGTTTCGCCGTCACCGCATCGGGGGAGTGGCTGCATTGGACGCTGGCGGGCCCGGTCCTCCTGACTCTGCTTTTCGCCGGGTCCACCGCCTTCACCGAGAGCATTTCCCTGGCACGCTACCCGGACTACGCAGGGTACCGGCGGCGAACCTCCGCCATCATCCCGCTTCCCCCGCGGCTGGGTTCGAAGCACGCCCGTTAG
- a CDS encoding response regulator, producing MSEAAAGAAPITVALVDDQPLFRTGIQMLIRSQQDLAYCGSAGNGMEAVELAEAVCPDIMLMDLRMPVVDGITATRRIMAAADEAGRERPKVIALTTFNRDQAVVEAVRAGASGYLLKSAEPEFLLSAIRTVYAGYSVVAPGSAHDLFAHLTRSADPAEPDTAAIAELTAREKDVFLLVAKGLSNADIAGSVFLSEATVKTHIRRIQDRLGLATRISMVAFAYEHRLLG from the coding sequence ATGAGTGAGGCTGCGGCCGGCGCCGCACCAATCACCGTGGCGTTGGTGGATGACCAGCCGCTGTTCCGGACCGGCATCCAGATGCTGATCCGCTCGCAGCAGGATCTGGCCTACTGCGGCAGCGCCGGCAACGGGATGGAAGCCGTGGAACTGGCGGAAGCCGTGTGCCCGGACATCATGCTGATGGACCTGCGCATGCCCGTGGTGGACGGCATCACAGCAACGCGTCGCATCATGGCAGCAGCGGACGAGGCCGGACGGGAACGGCCGAAGGTGATTGCCCTGACCACCTTCAACCGGGACCAGGCCGTGGTGGAAGCCGTCCGCGCCGGCGCCAGCGGCTACCTGCTCAAGAGCGCCGAACCGGAATTCCTGCTTTCCGCCATCCGGACCGTCTATGCGGGCTATTCCGTGGTGGCCCCCGGGTCAGCCCATGACCTCTTTGCGCATCTCACCCGCAGCGCGGATCCGGCGGAACCGGACACGGCGGCCATCGCCGAGCTGACCGCACGGGAAAAGGATGTGTTCCTGCTCGTGGCCAAGGGGCTCAGCAATGCGGACATTGCGGGCAGCGTGTTCCTTTCAGAGGCCACGGTCAAGACGCATATCCGCCGTATCCAGGACCGGTTGGGTCTGGCTACGCGGATTTCGATGGTGGCCTTCGCGTATGAGCACCGGCTGCTGGGCTAA
- a CDS encoding sensor histidine kinase, producing the protein MTQFLNYTRTWGAPAAAAVFLVLWIIGEAGRMGGDFLSWSGLFPLLAFTLAIGLASRFAYAAMLIPAAVLGAQLLRAVPPLEPNTWPIYLGSAVVLFFAAFSGSKWQQVAGIATAPFLAATMSYLMLNRSYSGGVGWLPVYGVSWHTMRDFWILYSSFLLVILTVGWLAGYALRGWEERRTLSAERTAAVDTLKATEVDLIVEQERTRISRDLHDVLAHSLAVIAAQADGSRYLGKDQPQPVLDALENIASSARRALTDAQRVIEGVGDGGSALPQPRLADIEELLEQQGSSLLVERTESGTPVELPEGQQMAVFRIVQESLTNALRHGGTGTRVTVHLDWSGPGLSLQIASYPDQPGKPGTGATTSAGTGRGIPGMRERAHLAGGWLTAGPDGDSFRVTAFLPYGLALSAPGAEIYAAELVGADE; encoded by the coding sequence ATGACTCAATTCCTGAATTACACGCGTACCTGGGGCGCCCCGGCGGCAGCTGCAGTATTTCTGGTGCTCTGGATTATCGGCGAGGCAGGCCGGATGGGTGGAGACTTTCTAAGCTGGTCCGGTCTGTTCCCGCTGCTGGCCTTCACCTTGGCCATAGGGCTTGCCTCACGGTTTGCCTACGCTGCAATGCTCATTCCCGCTGCCGTCCTTGGTGCGCAGCTGCTCCGCGCGGTACCGCCATTGGAGCCCAACACCTGGCCCATTTACCTGGGCTCCGCCGTCGTTCTCTTTTTCGCCGCGTTCTCGGGAAGCAAGTGGCAGCAGGTGGCTGGAATTGCCACCGCGCCTTTCCTCGCCGCCACCATGTCCTACCTCATGCTGAACAGAAGCTACTCGGGAGGAGTCGGTTGGCTGCCGGTTTACGGTGTCTCGTGGCACACCATGCGGGATTTCTGGATACTGTATTCCTCCTTCCTGCTGGTCATCCTGACCGTTGGGTGGCTGGCCGGCTACGCCCTTCGGGGCTGGGAGGAGCGCCGCACCCTGTCGGCGGAACGGACGGCGGCCGTGGACACACTGAAGGCCACCGAAGTGGATCTGATCGTGGAACAGGAGCGCACCCGGATTTCCCGCGACCTGCACGATGTCCTGGCCCACTCGCTGGCGGTGATCGCCGCCCAGGCGGACGGCTCCCGGTATCTGGGCAAGGATCAGCCGCAGCCCGTGCTTGACGCGCTGGAGAACATCGCTTCGTCTGCCCGCCGCGCCCTGACGGATGCCCAGCGCGTGATCGAGGGGGTGGGCGACGGCGGGTCCGCTCTCCCGCAGCCGAGGCTGGCGGATATCGAGGAACTACTGGAACAGCAGGGCAGCAGCCTGCTCGTGGAGCGCACCGAATCCGGAACCCCGGTGGAACTTCCGGAGGGCCAGCAGATGGCCGTCTTCCGGATTGTCCAGGAGTCCTTGACCAATGCCCTGCGCCACGGCGGGACAGGCACCCGGGTAACCGTGCATCTGGATTGGAGCGGTCCCGGACTTTCGCTGCAGATAGCCTCCTATCCGGATCAGCCCGGAAAGCCGGGCACCGGAGCAACCACGTCGGCTGGCACGGGCCGCGGCATCCCCGGCATGCGGGAGCGGGCTCACCTTGCCGGGGGATGGCTTACGGCCGGTCCGGACGGGGACAGCTTCCGGGTAACCGCGTTCCTTCCCTACGGCCTGGCCCTGAGTGCTCCGGGCGCGGAGATTTATGCCGCGGAGCTGGTTGGCGCAGATGAGTGA